CACCAGCTTCGACCCGTTCTCCGAGTGGGGGCGTGGCGAGCTGATGGCCGCCCTGCTGGCCGGGGCCGGTCCGCATCTCGGCATCACGCTCGTCTTCCTGGTCCAGCGCGAGTCCGACGAACCGAGCCGGGTCAACCTGCGGCTGCGGTGTGGAGCGGACGGCCAGCTCACCACGGAGGGCAGGGCGGACCTGGTCGTCACACCCGCCACCGACTGCCACGTCGACCGGGTGAGTCTGGGCATGGCCGAGCTGGTCGCCCGGACCCTGGCACCGCTGCGGCTCAGCGACGAACGGGAGCAGGTCCTCGCCCGCACCGTCTCGCTCACCGAGATGGTGCTCGGCGGTGACCCGATGAACTCCGAGATCACCAGCCGCTGGATCGGTGCCGGTGACCCACGGCTGCTGCGCGCCCCGATCGGCACCGACGGGGACGGCCATCCGCTGGTGCTGGACATCAAGGAGTCGGCGCAGGGCGGCTCCGGCCCGCACGGCCTGATCGTCGGCGCCACCGGCTCAGGCAAGAGCGAGTTGCTGCGGACGCTCGTCACCGGCCTGGCCCTGACCCACCCGCCGGAGCTGCTCAGCTTCGTGCTGATCGACTTCAAGGGCGGCGCCGCCTTCGCCCCGTTGACCGGGCTGCCGCACGTCGCCGGTCTGATCACCAACCTGGCCGACGACGCCGCGATGATCGACCGGGTGCTCGCCGCGTTGATGGGCGAGCAGCAGCGCCGGCAACGCATGCTGCGCGACGCCGGCAACATCGACTCGGTACGCGAGTACCAGAGCCGCCGCGCGGAGGGTGCCGTCGGCACCGACGGTCGTCCGCTCGACCCGCTGCCGTACCTGCTGATCGTGGTGGACGAGTTCGGCGAACTGCTCTCCGGCCGGCCGGACTTCGCCGAGTTGTTCGTGCAGATCGGCCGGGTCGGTCGAAGCCTCGGCATGCACCTGCTGATGGCCACCCAGCGGCTGGAGGAGGGGCGACTGCGGGGCCTGGACTCCCACCTGTCCTACCGCATCTGCCTGCGTACGTTCAGCGCCAGCGAGAGCCGTACGGTGATCGGCACCACCGACGCGTACAACCTGCCGCCGATCCCCGGATCCGCGTACCTCAAGGTGGACGAGTCGATCTACCAGCGGTTCCGGGTAGCGCACGTGTCGGCCGGGTACGTCTCGGCCGAGGAACGCGAACGGGCCAGCGGTGCGAAGCCCCGCAACACCGTCGCGCAGTTCCCGCTGCGGGGATTGACCCGGATGACCGAGGAAGAGCTGGACGAGCCGCCACCGGCAGCGGAGCGGGGCGGCCAGACCGAGCTGGGCATCGTGGTGGACCGGCTCACCTCGATCATCAGCCCGGTGCACCAGGTCTGGCTGCCGCCGTTGCCGAAGGCGCTCGCCCTGGACCACCTGCTCGGCCCGGTCGCCCACCACCCCGGCCGGGGCTACAGCGCGAAGCACTGGCCGATGACCGGCTCGCTGTCCGTGCCCATCGGCCTGCTCGACCTGCCGTTGAAGCAGGAGCAGGAAACGCTGATGATGGACTTCGGCGGGGCACACGGCAACATCGCGATCGTCGGCGCACCGCAGACCGGGCGCAGCACGCTGCTGCGGACCCTGATGCTCGCCGGGATGCTCACCCACAGCCCCGACGAGATGCAGTTCTACTGCGTGGACTTCGGCGGCGGCACGCTGCACACGATGGCCGAGGCGCCGCACGTCGGCTCGGTGGCCGGTCGTAGCGATCGTGACCTGGTCAGCCGGATGATCGTCGAGGTCCGGTCGCTGATCAGCGAACGGGAGCAACTGCTCCGCTCCCTCGGTCTGGACTCCATCGCCGACCTGCGGGACCTTCGCCGCGCCGGCAAACTGCCCGAGGGCGTACGCGCCGCCGACGTCTTCCTCTTCGTCGACAACTGGGGCGCGCTACGGACCGAGTTCGACTGGGCCGACCCGGTCATCAACGAGATCGCGGCCCGTGGACTCGGCGTGGGCGTACACCTGATCATCACCACCGGCCGGTGGAACGACATCCGCCCCGCCCTGCGGGACAGCATCGGCACCCGGATCGAGTTGCGCCTCAACGACCCCGCCGAGTCCGAGGTGAACCGTCGGCTCGCCGCCCGGGTGCCGGCGAAGGTGCCCGGCCGGGGGCTGAGCCTGCCGGGCGTCTACTTCCAGCTCGTCCTGCCCCGGATGGACGGCCAGGACAGCATCGACGGTCTACGCGCGGCCCAGCAGGACGTACTCGGAAAGATCGCCGCCGGGTGGTCCGGCCCCCCGGCCCCACCGGTACGCCTGCTTCCGGCACGGATCGACGCCGCCGAGGTACCCGCGCCGCCGGACGCCGCCCCGACCGCCGTACCCATCGGTATCGGCGAGTCCGACCTGAAGCCGGTGACCGTCGACCTGATCCGCGACGACCCGCACTTCCTCGTCTTCGGTGATGCCGGCTCCGGCAAGTCGACGGCCCTGCGTACCTGGCTGGCGGCGCTCTGCGCGCGCCAGTCCGCCTGGGACGCGCGGGTGGTGCTGCTCGATGCCCGGCTCTCCCTGCTCGACGCCGTGCCGCAGGACCACCTGGCCGCCTACGCCGGCGACCCGGACACCGCCAGCGCCTACGTCCAGCAGGTGGTCGCGAAGCTCACCGAGCGGCTGCCACCGGCCGGCATCAGCCCGCAGCGGCTACGCCAGCGGGACTGGTGGGAGGGGCCGGACATCTACGTGGTGGCCGACGACTACGACCTGCTGCCCACCGGCTCCGCGGCCCCGCTCGCCCCGCTGTCCCGCTTCCTGCCGCAGGCCCGCGACATCGGCCTGCACCTGGTGCTCGCCCGCCGGGTCAGCGGCATGGCCCGCGCCATGGCCGACCCGCTGCTCAACCGGGTCAAGGAGATGGGCTGTAGTGGCCTGATCCTCTCCGGCGACAGCCGAGAGGGCGTCGTGCTGGGCAACGAGCGTGCCGCCGCCCGCCCACCCGGCCGAGGAAGCCTCGTCGAGCGGTCCCAACCGGGCCGACTGATCCAGGTCGCGCTCCCGCCGCCCGTCCCGGAGACACCCGAGCAGGACGGTCCCGACACCGCCCCGGCGTGACCGCCCCGGCGTGACCGCCCCGGTGTGACGTGGACGGCGTGGGAGGGCCGGCGTGACGTGGACGCGTGGATTTGCCGGGTATCGGCAGCCACGACCGTCGGCCGGCGACGACGAGCACGGGCTCACGGTCCGTCTCGGGGCCTGTCGAGCTGATAGCGGCAACGAATCACCCTGCCCGACGGCGTGAACGGTTCAGCTCGACAGGGCGACACCCGAAGTAGACGTGGCGCGCGAAGTAGACGTGGCGCGGCGGTGGCCGAATATCTGCTTCAACGGCGGGCAATTCGCCGGATGTGTTGCGTGGAGTGAAGCAGAGCAGAGGCGGCACACCGGTGGGTACGGACGAGAGCCGGGGAAGGGGAGGGGTGGCGTCCCCATTACGGGACGTCGGCATAGCCCCCGTATGAGCGTGCGGTGCCACGCCCTGCCGGGGTGGGTGCCGGATGAGGGACTACCGGCTGCTCCGTGTGTCCTGCGAGGCTGGGGCCATCGTCGCCGACGGCCGTGCGCGGTCGTCCGGAGGCGGATCGGCGAGGGAGGGGTTGCTGTGGTCAGCGGGCAGGCGGATTTCAGCGAGATGTTGGCTCGGACCCAGGCGCTTGAGCACGAGGTCGCCGAGCTGGCGCAGTCGATGAGCAACTCCGAGGTGGTCGGGTCGGCGGCCGGCGGGGGCGTGACGGTCACGTTGGCCGACAGCGAGTTCCAGGCGGTGTACATCGACCCGCGCGTGATGGAGACCTGCGACGCGGACGAACTGGCCGACCTGGTGCTGGCGGCGCTGCGGGACGGGACCGAGCAGTTGCGCGTGCAGGCTGCCGAGCGGATGACGCTACTGACCGAGTCGATCAGCAGGCTGGCCGGGTAACAACCGATCGTGGACCCCACCGAGGCGACGCAGACGCCGGCCCGGCGGGCGGTGCGGTGGCGGTCGGACTTCGTCACCGCGTTCGTCGAGCACGCCGGGTCGAAGCCGGCCAGCGACCGGTTGTCGGTCAGGCTACCGACGCTGATCACGGTAACCGCGGTGTGCATGCTGATCTCCCTGGTGGTGGGGATCTTCTGGCAGCTCATCAGCCCACGATCCAAGGCCGGTGCGGCGGACCCGGGCTACGTCGCGACGGCGGGCTGGGGCTGCGACACCACCAACGACCACGGGTTCGACGTGCAGGGACGGACCGACCAGTGGCGTACGGTGGCCGACGGCGGATGGTCCGAGGGCGGCTGTCGGGGTACCTTCCAGACACTGCCGATCAGC
Above is a window of Verrucosispora sp. NA02020 DNA encoding:
- the eccCb gene encoding type VII secretion protein EccCb, which codes for MSRVAFHRPARHILPALPTDRIVLPVPPEVPDASTGSHAWNLVLPLISSVGMAAYMVSFGQPATIILGSVFFFSSIAAVVFLFLGQRRTRGVTARKQRRRYRSHLRLVRDQARQSANAQRAASALANPEPARLWSIGVGGHRVWERRRDDADFLQVRLGRGTVRLTTPIELDAKIDPLTDYDWESQEAAERLVERLGVVPEQPMVVDIGRAGVISLLGPPPATAEVARALLCQVSVFHAPDDVLVAVEAGGDDQWQWAKWLPHTIDPELRGEAGELSLVGESPAALTDYLEAELRRRLDQQGNRRPTTGGPTLPRLILVFTSFDPFSEWGRGELMAALLAGAGPHLGITLVFLVQRESDEPSRVNLRLRCGADGQLTTEGRADLVVTPATDCHVDRVSLGMAELVARTLAPLRLSDEREQVLARTVSLTEMVLGGDPMNSEITSRWIGAGDPRLLRAPIGTDGDGHPLVLDIKESAQGGSGPHGLIVGATGSGKSELLRTLVTGLALTHPPELLSFVLIDFKGGAAFAPLTGLPHVAGLITNLADDAAMIDRVLAALMGEQQRRQRMLRDAGNIDSVREYQSRRAEGAVGTDGRPLDPLPYLLIVVDEFGELLSGRPDFAELFVQIGRVGRSLGMHLLMATQRLEEGRLRGLDSHLSYRICLRTFSASESRTVIGTTDAYNLPPIPGSAYLKVDESIYQRFRVAHVSAGYVSAEERERASGAKPRNTVAQFPLRGLTRMTEEELDEPPPAAERGGQTELGIVVDRLTSIISPVHQVWLPPLPKALALDHLLGPVAHHPGRGYSAKHWPMTGSLSVPIGLLDLPLKQEQETLMMDFGGAHGNIAIVGAPQTGRSTLLRTLMLAGMLTHSPDEMQFYCVDFGGGTLHTMAEAPHVGSVAGRSDRDLVSRMIVEVRSLISEREQLLRSLGLDSIADLRDLRRAGKLPEGVRAADVFLFVDNWGALRTEFDWADPVINEIAARGLGVGVHLIITTGRWNDIRPALRDSIGTRIELRLNDPAESEVNRRLAARVPAKVPGRGLSLPGVYFQLVLPRMDGQDSIDGLRAAQQDVLGKIAAGWSGPPAPPVRLLPARIDAAEVPAPPDAAPTAVPIGIGESDLKPVTVDLIRDDPHFLVFGDAGSGKSTALRTWLAALCARQSAWDARVVLLDARLSLLDAVPQDHLAAYAGDPDTASAYVQQVVAKLTERLPPAGISPQRLRQRDWWEGPDIYVVADDYDLLPTGSAAPLAPLSRFLPQARDIGLHLVLARRVSGMARAMADPLLNRVKEMGCSGLILSGDSREGVVLGNERAAARPPGRGSLVERSQPGRLIQVALPPPVPETPEQDGPDTAPA
- a CDS encoding YbaB/EbfC family nucleoid-associated protein, producing MLARTQALEHEVAELAQSMSNSEVVGSAAGGGVTVTLADSEFQAVYIDPRVMETCDADELADLVLAALRDGTEQLRVQAAERMTLLTESISRLAG